From the genome of Leptospira saintgironsiae, one region includes:
- a CDS encoding nicotinamide-nucleotide amidohydrolase family protein, giving the protein MNSPRVTVISTGSELTAGRSQDTNSSWIANELFGLGYSTQKFLVLPDDPKLIRDELKKLAAVASKENPVLLVMTGGLGPTEDDYTLEVVCELTSSKAVLNEKAHDRLQALYRLRGKGFQEALTTALRQVSIPSNSTALNNSVGIAPGFWSELQPGAYLACMPGVPSEMVTMFKEELVPLIQKQFHSGELHSDFIFIWGMSESLFQQEFIEGIEPLKNGKAVWGVAAKKGFIRVTYQSEDKNLVEELIQKTKEKYRGLCTGDLFEEFPKLLAERKLTIGTIESCTGGLAAKILTDRAGSSDYFLGSVVSYSNLIKENVVGVKIETLEAHGAVSEETAIEMADNGAKLLGTDLAISITGIAGPGGGTPTKKVGTVFIGTHIKGEKTEVKELFLPFKRELFREVVAATSLYLMYNRLRKLV; this is encoded by the coding sequence TTGAATTCGCCTAGGGTCACAGTCATTTCCACAGGTTCAGAACTGACTGCAGGAAGAAGCCAAGACACAAATTCTTCCTGGATAGCAAATGAACTTTTTGGATTAGGCTATTCTACTCAAAAGTTCCTGGTATTACCTGATGATCCTAAGTTAATAAGAGACGAACTAAAAAAATTAGCAGCCGTAGCTAGTAAAGAAAATCCAGTCCTTCTTGTGATGACTGGTGGTCTTGGACCAACCGAAGACGATTATACTCTAGAAGTTGTGTGCGAACTTACTTCTTCGAAAGCAGTTCTGAATGAAAAAGCTCATGATAGGCTCCAAGCGTTATATCGTCTTCGTGGAAAAGGTTTCCAAGAAGCATTGACCACGGCATTGAGACAAGTTTCTATTCCATCTAATTCTACTGCTTTGAATAACTCGGTAGGAATAGCTCCTGGGTTCTGGTCGGAACTCCAACCTGGTGCGTACTTAGCATGTATGCCTGGTGTTCCTTCTGAAATGGTGACTATGTTCAAAGAGGAATTAGTCCCTCTTATCCAGAAACAATTTCATTCTGGAGAACTACACTCAGATTTTATATTTATATGGGGAATGAGTGAGTCTCTATTCCAACAGGAATTTATAGAAGGGATCGAACCATTAAAGAATGGCAAAGCAGTTTGGGGAGTGGCTGCTAAAAAAGGATTTATCCGAGTCACTTATCAATCTGAGGACAAAAACTTAGTCGAAGAACTTATCCAAAAGACAAAAGAGAAATACCGCGGACTTTGCACCGGAGATTTATTCGAAGAATTTCCAAAACTTCTCGCAGAAAGAAAACTCACAATAGGAACGATTGAAAGTTGTACAGGGGGGCTGGCTGCTAAGATACTTACTGACCGCGCAGGTTCTTCTGATTATTTTTTAGGATCCGTGGTTAGTTATTCTAATCTTATTAAAGAAAATGTAGTAGGGGTTAAAATAGAAACCCTGGAAGCTCACGGTGCAGTGAGTGAAGAAACCGCAATAGAGATGGCAGATAACGGTGCCAAGCTACTCGGAACAGATTTGGCGATCAGTATTACTGGTATCGCAGGCCCCGGTGGTGGAACTCCCACAAAAAAAGTAGGAACCGTATTTATAGGAACCCATATCAAGGGTGAAAAAACAGAAGTGAAAGAACTCTTTCTTCCATTCAAGAGAGAGCTTTTTCGAGAAGTGGTGGCAGCTACTTCTCTTTATCTAATGTACAATCGATTGAGGAAACTCGTATGA
- a CDS encoding response regulator transcription factor — MSNHRILVVEDIHSIREAVKDILVRDYEVFDAENYDEAVKILSNEHVDLVITDIRMPGKSGLDLIKTIQKEYPTVQYSLMTAYNINDYINFAYQHDIWNIIPKYSFLDINLITVMVKKLLYKEIFGVEKYFGPDFKILEGDGGEEVFLVPPENGIVFRKISSDKDRNYICNRVGKFLIEKGAPNAVQQILEELTSNAMIRAPRDSKGNSKYQYELPSRDLLVPLEHIQLAETDYFEIGYGIAENSYIVVVRDHFGSLNKKEILKRLDRHITVDSPTGLPAGLADSHGRGLYICREISDQLIFNIEKDTRTEIIALLDKQTNKGYKSLSIYEV, encoded by the coding sequence TTGTCCAATCATCGTATCTTAGTAGTAGAAGATATACACTCCATCCGGGAGGCAGTAAAAGATATCCTGGTTAGAGATTACGAAGTTTTCGATGCAGAAAATTACGATGAAGCAGTCAAAATTCTTTCTAACGAACATGTGGATCTGGTCATCACTGATATTCGTATGCCAGGAAAATCAGGACTGGATTTGATCAAAACAATCCAAAAGGAATATCCTACAGTTCAGTATTCCTTGATGACCGCTTATAATATTAACGATTATATCAATTTTGCTTACCAACATGACATATGGAATATCATTCCTAAATATTCCTTCTTGGATATTAATCTGATCACAGTCATGGTCAAAAAACTTCTGTACAAAGAAATCTTCGGAGTGGAAAAATATTTCGGTCCTGATTTTAAGATCTTAGAAGGTGACGGCGGAGAAGAAGTATTCCTAGTTCCGCCGGAAAATGGGATCGTGTTCCGCAAGATCAGTTCCGACAAGGATCGAAATTATATTTGTAATCGTGTTGGTAAATTCCTGATCGAAAAAGGAGCTCCTAACGCGGTCCAACAAATCTTGGAAGAGCTGACTTCTAATGCAATGATCCGTGCTCCGAGAGACTCCAAAGGAAATTCAAAATACCAATATGAACTTCCTTCCCGTGATCTTCTTGTTCCTTTAGAACATATACAACTAGCTGAAACTGATTATTTTGAGATTGGCTACGGGATCGCAGAAAATTCTTATATTGTAGTAGTCCGAGATCATTTCGGCTCTCTGAACAAAAAGGAAATCTTAAAACGTCTAGATAGACATATCACTGTGGACAGTCCTACAGGTTTGCCTGCGGGTCTTGCAGATTCTCATGGTCGTGGTTTGTATATCTGTAGAGAGATCTCTGATCAGTTAATCTTTAATATAGAGAAGGACACAAGAACTGAGATTATCGCACTATTGGACAAGCAGACGAATAAGGGCTACAAATCTCTTTCAATTTATGAAGTTTGA
- a CDS encoding LIC_12097 family sensor histidine kinase — protein sequence MSSLMENLHERAEELQAILDGITEPLVLIDSGFRVRRVNKATLEFSSEPDFPSTLGRKCYEVLYNRSAVCPYCPMKDHHEDEPDFDAGFEGKGEVGREVFHVANDQKETLYLDFFPIRKDGSIVSIVEKISNITRIKEKEEENLRIRNLASLGIFISGVAHELNNPLTGMSLTLQNLMNNLSTMDPTFFRKRLEMIKEDLTRAAMIVLDVISFAKPDKLVTTNADIHETIMKAKDSVIWVYPVLSKNTEWEILSEPGMTFQFNPVKMERLFINLFKNSLQAYDYGEGKIKVEVRRTRNMMHIFVEDTAGGIPEDMLDKIFSPFFSKNKSGIGTGLGLSICHSIVREHSGELTVRSYDRRTRFKISLPLVQPKGN from the coding sequence ATGTCATCCCTAATGGAAAACCTCCACGAAAGAGCGGAGGAACTCCAAGCAATTCTGGACGGAATCACAGAGCCCCTAGTTTTAATAGACTCGGGCTTCAGGGTCCGTCGTGTAAACAAGGCCACTCTTGAATTTTCGAGTGAGCCTGACTTCCCGTCTACCTTGGGCCGAAAATGTTATGAGGTTCTGTACAACCGTTCTGCTGTTTGTCCTTACTGTCCAATGAAGGATCATCACGAAGATGAACCAGACTTCGATGCGGGGTTCGAAGGAAAGGGAGAAGTTGGGCGCGAAGTTTTTCATGTGGCCAATGATCAAAAGGAAACATTATATTTAGATTTTTTCCCGATTCGTAAAGATGGAAGTATCGTCTCCATAGTAGAGAAGATCAGCAATATCACTCGTATCAAAGAGAAAGAAGAAGAGAACCTTAGAATACGTAACCTTGCTTCTCTTGGAATTTTTATCTCCGGTGTTGCTCATGAGTTAAATAACCCACTCACAGGCATGAGCCTCACACTTCAAAATTTGATGAATAATTTATCCACTATGGATCCAACTTTTTTCCGTAAAAGATTGGAGATGATCAAAGAAGATCTCACCCGCGCTGCAATGATCGTTTTAGATGTCATCAGTTTTGCTAAACCGGACAAACTAGTTACTACAAACGCGGATATTCATGAAACCATAATGAAAGCAAAAGATTCGGTCATTTGGGTCTACCCTGTTCTTTCCAAAAATACTGAATGGGAAATTTTAAGTGAACCTGGTATGACCTTCCAATTTAATCCGGTCAAAATGGAGAGATTATTTATTAATCTTTTTAAAAACTCTCTGCAAGCTTACGATTATGGAGAAGGTAAGATCAAAGTCGAAGTAAGACGCACTCGTAATATGATGCATATTTTTGTAGAAGATACCGCAGGAGGAATTCCAGAAGATATGCTGGATAAAATTTTCTCTCCTTTCTTTTCCAAAAATAAGTCTGGGATCGGAACTGGGCTCGGACTTTCCATCTGTCACTCCATCGTAAGAGAACATTCTGGGGAATTGACTGTTCGTTCTTATGACAGAAGGACCAGATTTAAAATTTCTCTTCCATTAGTACAACCCAAAGGAAACTAA
- the lenA gene encoding endostatin-like outer membrane lipoprotein LenA — MNAQNQDGTKSQNNSSSSSTQMLNQRILRAYESLSVARELLKFERMDALPIGTLVTWVGNYPNRKGVKITKFSVTQSSTPGGIERAEEKSILLEFNGSTLSKVVSEIKTANYSAEDTIMIRMTDTTPLDNNVDDLVIYADKNGKEAEYPLNYLPDEGVNRDRSEFKKEFYLKLIEDFFVHVLRLQEMQSQHSSRNQKKLLQSYKESLEY, encoded by the coding sequence ATTAACGCTCAGAACCAGGATGGGACAAAATCCCAGAACAATTCCTCGTCTTCTTCTACCCAAATGTTGAACCAACGTATCTTACGTGCTTATGAAAGCCTAAGTGTTGCAAGAGAACTTTTGAAATTTGAAAGAATGGATGCTCTTCCTATTGGGACCTTGGTAACTTGGGTGGGGAATTATCCAAACCGTAAAGGTGTAAAGATCACTAAGTTTTCAGTGACCCAATCTTCTACTCCAGGCGGGATAGAAAGAGCAGAAGAAAAGTCCATTCTTCTGGAATTTAATGGATCCACTCTTTCCAAGGTGGTTTCTGAAATTAAAACTGCGAATTATTCTGCGGAAGATACGATCATGATCCGGATGACGGACACTACTCCTTTGGATAATAATGTGGATGATCTGGTGATTTACGCGGATAAGAACGGTAAAGAGGCAGAATATCCTCTGAATTACCTACCTGATGAGGGGGTAAACCGGGATAGATCTGAGTTTAAGAAAGAATTCTACTTAAAGCTGATCGAGGATTTTTTTGTGCATGTTCTAAGACTCCAAGAAATGCAGTCTCAACATTCTTCCAGAAATCAAAAAAAATTACTGCAAAGTTATAAAGAATCCCTAGAATATTGA
- the secG gene encoding preprotein translocase subunit SecG — MGFITGTILVLFVFVSLFLILLVMIQTGKGGMGGVLGGGASQSVFGSSTADVLTKATRVAGLTFLALSLILSFLFAKTSGYNTTPTPEILPPPAAEEAQGNQGGTNAQESAPTTAPSTEAPAQPKP; from the coding sequence ATGGGCTTTATCACCGGAACCATCCTTGTTCTTTTCGTATTCGTCAGTCTATTTCTGATCCTTCTTGTTATGATCCAAACCGGCAAAGGTGGAATGGGTGGAGTTCTTGGTGGAGGAGCAAGCCAATCTGTTTTTGGTTCCTCTACTGCGGATGTTTTGACTAAGGCAACCAGAGTTGCTGGACTCACTTTTTTGGCACTTTCTCTGATTCTTTCTTTCCTTTTTGCAAAGACTAGTGGATACAATACCACTCCAACACCTGAGATCCTTCCTCCACCTGCAGCGGAAGAGGCCCAGGGCAACCAAGGAGGGACAAATGCCCAAGAATCCGCGCCTACTACCGCTCCAAGTACAGAAGCACCAGCGCAACCTAAGCCTTAA
- the tpiA gene encoding triose-phosphate isomerase has product MRPKIIAGNWKMNLSEKEALALASGLKEKSSSLPDNKKAVVFPSSIHLAAIARILENSKIAVGAQNIYPAPLTAMTGETGPDQLSEIGIKFALVGHSERRQFLGETSVFCNQKISYLTKHGFTAVYCVGETLAERESGNTFEVLKKQIQEGLGSIESDQFSRIWVAYEPVWAIGTGKVATPAQAQEAHAFIRKEISGLFQNGKTIADVTPILYGGSVKADNVKELLSQADIDGGLVGGASQKLASFLALF; this is encoded by the coding sequence ATGCGCCCTAAAATTATCGCTGGTAACTGGAAAATGAATCTTTCCGAAAAGGAAGCATTGGCTCTCGCAAGCGGCCTAAAAGAAAAGTCTTCTTCTCTTCCAGATAATAAAAAGGCGGTTGTATTTCCTTCTTCCATTCATCTGGCTGCTATTGCTCGAATATTAGAAAATTCGAAAATTGCAGTCGGAGCCCAGAATATCTACCCTGCTCCTCTCACTGCTATGACTGGAGAAACCGGTCCTGATCAACTATCAGAAATAGGTATTAAATTTGCACTCGTTGGCCACTCTGAAAGAAGACAATTCTTAGGGGAAACAAGTGTATTCTGTAACCAAAAGATCTCTTATCTTACAAAACATGGTTTTACTGCTGTGTATTGTGTGGGAGAAACTCTGGCTGAAAGAGAATCAGGTAATACCTTCGAGGTTCTGAAAAAACAAATCCAAGAGGGTTTAGGTTCTATTGAAAGCGACCAGTTTTCTCGTATCTGGGTAGCTTACGAACCTGTTTGGGCAATCGGAACAGGTAAAGTTGCAACCCCTGCTCAAGCACAAGAAGCACACGCATTTATCAGAAAAGAAATTTCCGGATTATTCCAAAATGGAAAAACAATCGCTGATGTGACGCCTATCCTTTATGGAGGTTCAGTAAAAGCTGATAACGTAAAGGAACTTTTATCCCAAGCGGATATAGATGGAGGGCTCGTAGGCGGGGCCAGCCAGAAGCTTGCAAGCTTCTTAGCTTTATTCTAA
- a CDS encoding phosphoglycerate kinase: protein MQQLPRLENEDFKGKRVFLRVDFNVPLENGKVSDKTRIEKTLPTIELLVKKGARVVIASHLGRPKGKPDPQYSMEPVYEVFKDLVKTSVIFSKDVIGENAVKLSKELKDGEILVLENLRFHKEEEENNAAFSKSLAALADVYVNDAFGAAHRAHASTEGIAHLLPSFAGLLMYKEITELSSLLSRPAKPFVAIIGGSKVSSKISVIKNLIEKVDHILIGGGMAYTFLKSRAIPVGNSLVERDFEVEAFQLIERAGVAGVDFQLPVDHVIGDKFDANAKTKTVDKMGILDGWMGMDIGPKTISNYEKVIKNAATIVWNGPMGVFEFDKFAPGTMAIAKAVSKSKARTVVGGGDSIAAINKAKVEDKITHVSTGGGASLEFLEGKKLPGVVALLKEKT, encoded by the coding sequence ATGCAGCAATTACCCAGACTCGAAAACGAGGACTTCAAGGGGAAACGAGTTTTTCTGAGGGTCGATTTTAACGTCCCTCTGGAAAACGGTAAAGTTTCCGACAAGACTAGAATTGAAAAGACACTTCCTACCATTGAACTTTTGGTAAAAAAAGGTGCCAGGGTGGTGATCGCAAGTCACCTTGGCCGCCCTAAAGGTAAACCGGATCCTCAATATTCTATGGAGCCTGTTTACGAAGTTTTTAAAGATTTAGTTAAAACTTCCGTAATATTCTCCAAAGACGTGATCGGAGAAAATGCAGTTAAACTTTCTAAAGAACTAAAAGATGGAGAGATCCTAGTTCTTGAAAATTTACGTTTCCATAAAGAAGAAGAAGAGAATAATGCAGCCTTTTCCAAAAGCCTAGCTGCTCTTGCTGATGTTTATGTAAACGATGCATTCGGTGCGGCTCACAGAGCTCATGCATCTACGGAAGGAATTGCACATCTTCTGCCTTCTTTTGCAGGTTTGTTGATGTACAAAGAGATCACCGAACTTTCTTCCCTACTTTCCCGCCCTGCAAAACCTTTCGTTGCAATCATCGGAGGTTCTAAGGTTTCTTCTAAGATCAGTGTGATCAAAAACCTGATCGAAAAAGTGGATCATATTTTGATCGGCGGAGGAATGGCTTATACCTTTCTTAAATCCAGAGCGATCCCTGTTGGAAATTCCTTAGTAGAAAGAGATTTCGAAGTAGAAGCTTTCCAACTTATCGAAAGAGCCGGAGTCGCAGGTGTGGATTTTCAACTTCCTGTGGATCATGTAATCGGTGATAAATTCGATGCGAATGCTAAGACTAAAACCGTAGACAAGATGGGAATTTTGGACGGTTGGATGGGAATGGATATCGGTCCTAAGACAATTTCAAATTACGAAAAAGTAATTAAGAATGCGGCTACGATCGTTTGGAATGGTCCTATGGGAGTTTTCGAATTCGATAAATTCGCACCTGGAACCATGGCAATCGCGAAAGCGGTTTCTAAGTCCAAAGCCAGAACTGTCGTAGGCGGAGGAGATTCCATCGCAGCTATCAATAAGGCTAAAGTGGAAGATAAGATCACTCACGTTTCTACTGGAGGAGGAGCCTCCTTAGAATTTTTAGAAGGGAAAAAACTTCCCGGAGTTGTTGCTCTTCTGAAAGAAAAAACCTAA
- the gap gene encoding type I glyceraldehyde-3-phosphate dehydrogenase: protein MTRIAINGFGRIGRLVFRSGIKDPNIEFVAINDLVTPDNLGYLLKYDSTHGRFNGTVEHTEDALIVDGKKVLCVSERDPEKLPWKDLKVDYVIESTGLFTDRVGAEKHIKAGAKKVVISAPAKDKDIPTFVMGVNNEKYDPSKDHVVSNASCTTNCLAPITKVVLDNFGIEEGLMTTIHATTATQPTVDGPSKKDWRGGRGAMQNIIPASTGAAKAVGLCIPEVNGKLTGMSFRVPTPDVSVVDLTVRTTKETSLKEISAKMKEASEGAMKGILGYTDEMVVSNDFLSSTLSSIFDADACIELNSRFFKLVSWYDNEMGYSNRVLDLIRYMAKKG, encoded by the coding sequence ATGACAAGAATCGCTATCAACGGTTTTGGCCGAATCGGTCGCTTGGTATTCCGTTCAGGGATCAAAGACCCAAATATTGAATTTGTAGCAATTAACGACCTAGTAACTCCGGACAACCTAGGATATCTTTTAAAATACGATTCTACTCATGGACGTTTTAACGGCACCGTTGAGCATACTGAAGACGCACTTATCGTAGACGGCAAAAAAGTTCTTTGTGTATCCGAAAGAGATCCAGAAAAACTCCCTTGGAAAGATCTGAAAGTTGACTATGTGATCGAATCTACTGGTCTATTCACTGATAGAGTCGGCGCTGAAAAACACATCAAAGCCGGAGCTAAAAAAGTAGTGATCTCTGCTCCTGCAAAAGACAAGGACATCCCTACTTTTGTAATGGGAGTGAATAATGAAAAATATGACCCAAGCAAGGATCATGTTGTTTCAAACGCTTCCTGTACTACTAACTGTCTTGCACCGATCACTAAAGTGGTTCTAGACAATTTTGGAATCGAAGAAGGTCTGATGACCACTATCCACGCTACTACTGCAACTCAACCTACTGTTGACGGTCCTTCTAAAAAAGACTGGAGAGGTGGAAGAGGCGCAATGCAAAACATTATCCCAGCTTCTACTGGCGCTGCAAAAGCTGTTGGTCTTTGTATTCCTGAAGTAAACGGAAAACTTACCGGTATGTCTTTCAGAGTTCCAACTCCAGACGTTTCCGTTGTGGATTTAACTGTTAGAACTACCAAAGAAACCAGCCTAAAAGAAATTTCTGCAAAAATGAAAGAAGCTTCTGAAGGCGCGATGAAAGGAATTTTAGGTTATACTGACGAGATGGTTGTTTCTAACGACTTCTTAAGTTCTACACTTTCTTCTATCTTTGATGCGGACGCTTGTATCGAGTTGAATTCCAGATTCTTTAAATTGGTTTCCTGGTATGATAACGAGATGGGTTACTCTAACAGAGTTTTAGACCTGATCCGTTACATGGCTAAAAAAGGTTAA
- the lepB gene encoding signal peptidase I produces the protein MFSLKKEFGEKEKKFDRKKFAQIISISLAVGFLFATAVRIWFVFPFVPETEEMSPAFPKGKRIYISRFVRDSSLFLGDVVLVEHPTQKGKVTLVRIMGKSGDQIFIKDKVLFRNGISEAQEKSDFSLQFKDARPAFSGTYSNRDNLSNLTVEDRNYFLLCDNRDDCIDSRDFGPLPFEKILGKVL, from the coding sequence ATGTTCTCATTGAAAAAAGAGTTCGGAGAGAAGGAAAAAAAATTTGATCGAAAGAAATTCGCTCAGATAATTTCGATCTCACTTGCAGTCGGATTTTTATTCGCGACCGCAGTTCGAATTTGGTTTGTATTTCCTTTCGTTCCAGAAACGGAAGAGATGTCTCCGGCATTCCCAAAGGGAAAAAGAATTTATATCTCTCGATTCGTTCGAGATTCTTCCTTGTTTTTAGGTGATGTGGTTTTAGTTGAACATCCTACACAAAAAGGAAAAGTAACACTTGTCCGCATCATGGGAAAATCGGGAGACCAGATCTTCATCAAGGACAAGGTCCTTTTTAGGAACGGAATCTCTGAGGCTCAGGAAAAATCAGACTTCTCCTTACAATTCAAGGATGCAAGACCTGCATTCTCTGGGACCTATTCTAATAGAGACAATCTTTCCAACCTAACGGTAGAAGATCGAAATTACTTTCTACTATGCGATAACCGAGATGACTGCATAGATTCCAGAGATTTCGGTCCTCTCCCTTTCGAAAAGATCCTAGGCAAGGTGCTGTAG
- a CDS encoding LA_3751/LA_3752 family putative glycosyltransferase has protein sequence MKYQIFEGHIFGFENKGIFFSLETNGRKSLNSKLQLLIPLSCIVFTALFLFKVDANSVLVSDNQNKIVQAQAFIDSGFKSQYLSCKILEDLGGCKFFPSWQVHLQNGISGPFPVAFSLYASIFGLLGNYSFLFYVSILFFWIGVFFLKFELDLKWSSILFLSFGPAFFHSALFPDYSITFLLTCIGITFYACPVKTRPLGLFIGLFVGLGFFFRPENTILYFLLGVFHLIEFIYKGGSEVSTRDKDRFVLLIGTGIGVLFYGILNYYLYGSALGTRIETNAEIGWDTGFEKYTSLLIFGNGRVGFLLFCPWILLWLVYFFIRWKEFEKFERKLYLAILISLFLGAYLAPNDSNIDWGTRYLSWLIVPVVVLFFSQKKSENVPKVIWILTVILFLVTLFFSKIYFLTQEKLSHEYIKYNKFLLDSNPDIYVTTDSRISALFGQEILRKKVLRIEDIEDLPRLTRLLAPKKGSISLVRYEPITLSLIETLEKNDSERLGTEMEDWFLESRWTLESKQTLEKIEILKFVRN, from the coding sequence TTGAAATATCAGATTTTCGAGGGTCATATATTCGGATTCGAAAATAAGGGAATCTTCTTCTCCTTGGAAACAAACGGCAGAAAAAGTCTAAATTCTAAACTTCAGTTATTAATTCCGCTTAGTTGTATTGTATTCACAGCATTATTCTTATTTAAGGTAGATGCAAATTCTGTCTTAGTCTCAGATAACCAAAATAAGATCGTTCAGGCCCAAGCATTCATAGACTCGGGATTCAAAAGCCAATATCTTAGCTGTAAAATATTAGAAGATCTAGGTGGATGCAAATTTTTTCCAAGCTGGCAGGTCCATTTACAAAATGGGATTTCCGGTCCATTTCCCGTAGCATTCTCTTTATATGCTTCCATATTCGGTTTATTAGGAAATTATAGTTTTCTATTTTACGTTTCTATTTTATTCTTTTGGATCGGAGTATTCTTCCTAAAATTCGAATTGGACTTGAAATGGTCTTCAATTCTTTTCTTAAGTTTTGGACCCGCTTTTTTTCATTCCGCATTATTCCCAGATTATTCGATTACATTCCTTTTAACCTGCATAGGAATTACATTTTATGCCTGCCCAGTAAAGACTAGACCACTCGGACTTTTTATAGGACTTTTTGTAGGACTCGGGTTCTTCTTTCGGCCAGAGAATACAATTTTATACTTCTTATTGGGAGTATTTCACCTGATCGAATTCATTTATAAAGGTGGATCTGAAGTTTCTACCAGAGATAAGGACAGGTTTGTTTTACTCATTGGAACAGGCATAGGAGTATTATTTTACGGAATTTTAAACTATTATTTATATGGTTCCGCTTTAGGAACGAGAATTGAGACCAATGCAGAAATTGGCTGGGATACTGGATTTGAAAAATATACTTCTCTACTCATCTTCGGAAATGGGAGAGTTGGATTTTTGCTCTTCTGTCCTTGGATTTTGCTTTGGTTGGTATACTTTTTCATTCGCTGGAAAGAATTCGAAAAATTTGAAAGAAAGCTTTATTTAGCAATTTTGATTTCCTTATTTTTAGGTGCCTATCTTGCTCCTAATGATTCCAATATAGATTGGGGAACAAGATATCTTTCTTGGCTAATCGTTCCAGTAGTCGTTTTGTTCTTCTCCCAAAAAAAATCCGAAAATGTCCCAAAGGTTATCTGGATTTTGACAGTGATCTTATTCTTAGTTACCTTATTCTTCTCTAAGATTTACTTTTTGACTCAGGAAAAACTTTCTCATGAGTATATAAAATATAATAAGTTCTTATTGGATTCGAATCCGGATATATATGTGACAACGGATTCAAGGATATCTGCATTATTTGGGCAGGAGATTTTACGTAAAAAAGTATTGAGGATAGAAGATATAGAAGATCTGCCTAGATTAACAAGACTTCTTGCTCCTAAAAAAGGATCTATATCCTTGGTGCGTTACGAGCCGATCACATTATCTCTAATCGAGACCTTAGAAAAAAATGATTCTGAAAGATTAGGAACTGAAATGGAAGATTGGTTTTTAGAATCAAGATGGACATTAGAATCCAAGCAAACTTTAGAAAAGATAGAAATTCTTAAATTTGTACGTAATTAA
- a CDS encoding gamma carbonic anhydrase family protein: MQEVHLSGNILEYMGKRPIFKDGVFLAPGSLVVGDVVIGKDSSIWFQTLIRGDVNYIRIGDNVNIQDMTVVHVSRNTHPVEIGDNVSVGHRAVLHGCKLKNNSFVGMGAIIMDGVELGEYSFVAAGAMITPGKIIPPGVMVMGSPAKIVRDITEEERNLIERTAVNYVNYKNNYLEDFSYRISIV; encoded by the coding sequence ATGCAAGAAGTACATCTGTCCGGAAATATATTAGAATACATGGGTAAACGTCCTATCTTTAAAGATGGGGTGTTTTTAGCTCCAGGTTCTTTGGTAGTAGGGGATGTAGTGATCGGGAAAGATTCCTCTATCTGGTTCCAAACATTGATTCGTGGAGATGTGAATTATATTCGTATTGGAGACAATGTAAATATACAGGACATGACAGTTGTCCATGTTTCCAGAAACACTCATCCAGTAGAGATTGGAGACAACGTCTCTGTAGGTCATAGAGCTGTTCTTCACGGATGCAAACTTAAAAATAATTCATTCGTAGGAATGGGCGCGATCATCATGGACGGAGTGGAGCTCGGAGAATACTCGTTCGTGGCTGCAGGTGCAATGATTACCCCAGGTAAAATCATCCCTCCTGGAGTGATGGTAATGGGATCTCCTGCAAAAATTGTAAGAGATATTACGGAAGAAGAAAGGAATCTGATCGAGAGAACGGCTGTAAATTACGTTAACTATAAGAACAATTATTTGGAAGATTTTTCCTATAGGATCAGTATAGTTTAA